TTCGGATTCGGTACTGGCGATTTTCCTATCGGGCTCATTGGCTTTAGCGATCGTGATCGTCTCTCTGGCAGGATCGTTCAATGCCTCTTTATTCAGCTATCTTTTCGGCTCGATTCTCTCCGTGAGTGTAGAGGATTTATGGGTGATGGGAATTTTCGGATCATTGGCGATGGCATTGCTGCTGGTATTTTTTAAAGAACTCTATTTCATAGCCTTCGATGAAGATGTCGCCCGTGCTGGGGGAATCCGTGTCACGATGCTGAACTTTATGCTCGTCAGCGTGATTGCTATTATTATTGCTCTCTCGATTAGAGTGGTCGGAACATTGCTCATCGGAGCATTGATGGTGATACCTGCCGTTGCCGCAATCCGGTTCGGGATGGGTTTTTACCCTACTACGCTGTTATCGATAGGATTAGCGCTTATCTCCGTACTCATCGGACTGAGTGCTTCATATTTTTTCTCTCTTCCCAGCGGAGCGGCAATCGTACTGTGCCTTCTTGTCCTATTTATCATTGCATTGGTCGTTAATCGCCGATGAGCAGTGCCTGTCATGAGTTTTCCCGCTACGCCGCCGAATACGGCAGCCGCAATGTCATTCAGCGTCTTGTTGCCCAAAAACTGATCGCTTCGACTCCCGATCAGCCTAAATTCATTTTGGATTTGGGATGCGGAAACGGTACCCTCTACTCTTTGATCGATTGGGAAGTCGAACGATTTGTCGGCATTGATTTCTCCGCTTCGATGCTTGAACATCACC
Above is a genomic segment from Sulfuricurvum sp. containing:
- a CDS encoding metal ABC transporter permease; the encoded protein is MMEMLHYPFMQRAFVAGLMIAVLASLSGSFIVLRRYSLLSETLAHVSLVGVSVGLLFGMSPLWMAVLASLVASWMIEYLRSVHGMYSDSVLAIFLSGSLALAIVIVSLAGSFNASLFSYLFGSILSVSVEDLWVMGIFGSLAMALLLVFFKELYFIAFDEDVARAGGIRVTMLNFMLVSVIAIIIALSIRVVGTLLIGALMVIPAVAAIRFGMGFYPTTLLSIGLALISVLIGLSASYFFSLPSGAAIVLCLLVLFIIALVVNRR